Proteins encoded by one window of Mucilaginibacter inviolabilis:
- a CDS encoding phosphonate degradation HD-domain oxygenase, producing MAFSQYDPQAVVNEVFSLYEKFGDEDYIGEPVSQLEHMSQAAALAQAEGFDEEVILAAFFHDIGHLCADAEEAGSMDGMGNVDHEKLGADYLLERGFSERVANLVQGHVIAKRYLTYKYPEYYNRLSDASKGTLEFQGGVMTEEEALDFELNPDAELIIRLRYWDDMAKEMNQPVNNLDYLKSIALTHLQLVNS from the coding sequence ATGGCTTTTTCCCAATATGATCCTCAGGCTGTTGTAAATGAAGTATTTTCATTATATGAAAAATTCGGAGACGAAGATTATATAGGCGAGCCGGTTTCGCAACTGGAGCATATGTCTCAGGCAGCCGCCCTGGCACAGGCCGAAGGTTTTGATGAAGAGGTAATACTAGCTGCATTTTTTCATGATATAGGGCATTTGTGTGCAGATGCCGAAGAAGCCGGAAGTATGGATGGTATGGGCAATGTTGATCATGAAAAACTGGGAGCTGATTATTTGCTGGAACGTGGTTTTTCGGAAAGAGTAGCCAATTTAGTACAAGGCCATGTGATAGCGAAGCGATATCTTACTTATAAATATCCGGAATATTATAACCGGCTATCTGATGCCAGCAAAGGAACGCTGGAATTTCAGGGAGGTGTAATGACCGAAGAAGAAGCCTTAGATTTTGAGTTAAACCCTGATGCCGAGCTGATTATAAGATTACGGTACTGGGATGATATGGCCAAAGAAATGAATCAACCTGTAAATAACCTCGATTATCTAAAATCCATAGCGTTAACCCACCTGCAACTGGTAAACAGTTAA
- a CDS encoding HAD hydrolase-like protein: MAIKLVVFDIAGTTVKDEQEVSKAFQAALKKYNYDIELNQITPFRGYQKNVAIKQILLLIESDTDKITPELISNIHQEFAQEMIRFYQHEPIVALPHVEETFAALRTAGVQVGINTGFSRDIANTIVNRLQWRQKGLIDHIVGSDEVELGRPHPYMIQKMMKAGNITDPLEAAKVGDTGADVREGQSAGCKYVIGVTTGAFTREQLELSNPTHIIDNIAQVIDIINQ; the protein is encoded by the coding sequence ATGGCCATTAAATTAGTGGTATTTGACATAGCCGGCACTACCGTTAAAGACGAACAGGAGGTGAGCAAAGCTTTCCAGGCCGCCTTAAAAAAATACAACTATGATATTGAGCTTAACCAGATTACTCCATTTAGGGGTTATCAAAAAAACGTGGCCATTAAGCAAATATTGCTGTTGATTGAAAGCGATACCGATAAAATCACTCCGGAACTGATCAGCAACATTCATCAGGAATTTGCTCAGGAGATGATCCGCTTTTATCAGCATGAACCTATTGTTGCCCTGCCACACGTGGAAGAAACATTTGCAGCATTGCGTACCGCTGGTGTCCAAGTGGGTATCAATACCGGTTTTTCCCGTGATATTGCCAACACTATAGTAAACCGACTGCAGTGGCGCCAAAAAGGATTGATAGATCATATAGTAGGATCTGACGAAGTAGAGCTTGGTCGCCCTCACCCCTACATGATCCAAAAAATGATGAAGGCAGGTAACATAACCGATCCCTTAGAGGCAGCCAAAGTTGGCGATACCGGGGCGGATGTGCGCGAAGGGCAGAGTGCTGGCTGCAAATATGTAATCGGCGTAACCACCGGAGCATTTACCCGCGAGCAATTGGAACTTTCTAACCCTACTCACATCATTGATAATATAGCACAGGTAATTGATATCATAAATCAATAA
- a CDS encoding GDCCVxC domain-containing (seleno)protein, whose product MEVIFVSEITCPVCGFKKQEEMPVDACQYFYQCGNCNTLLKPMKGDCCVFCSYGSCKCPPIQTKGSCCN is encoded by the coding sequence ATGGAAGTGATATTCGTCTCAGAAATTACCTGCCCGGTTTGTGGTTTTAAAAAGCAGGAGGAGATGCCGGTAGATGCTTGTCAGTATTTTTACCAATGCGGTAATTGTAATACGCTATTAAAACCTATGAAAGGAGATTGCTGCGTTTTTTGCAGTTACGGCTCTTGTAAATGTCCCCCGATACAGACTAAAGGGTCTTGCTGCAATTAA
- a CDS encoding TIGR03364 family FAD-dependent oxidoreductase — protein MNKNAIIIGAGIVGLATARALAMRGYKVTVFERNERAVGASIRNFGMVWPIGQATGPMFDRAMLSRSIWKTICTEADIWHNEVGSLHLAYHDDELLAIQEYVEVNHQFRDCALLTPAQTFAKSLAVNPKGLKGALWSGEDMIVESRVAVGQVAKYLAEKYDVEFHWNTAISRIEHPKVISGSQSWQADEIFVCSGAEFETLYPELFAQTPITKCKLQMMRLVSQPDEWRIGPSLCGGLSMIHYPGFQAAASLPALRKRYEEQYATHLKWGIHVMVSQNGSGELTIGDSHEYGLVHDPFDKAFINNLIMEYLHTFATFKDWKLLQSWHGIYPKMTNGATELVVDIEPGVTIINGMGGNGMTLSFGLCEEVIAARN, from the coding sequence ATGAACAAAAACGCGATCATTATAGGCGCAGGTATTGTAGGCTTAGCCACTGCCCGCGCTTTAGCCATGCGTGGCTATAAGGTAACCGTATTTGAACGTAACGAACGTGCCGTTGGAGCATCCATCCGTAACTTTGGAATGGTATGGCCAATTGGGCAGGCAACCGGGCCGATGTTTGACCGTGCCATGCTATCGCGCAGTATCTGGAAAACCATTTGTACCGAAGCCGATATATGGCATAATGAGGTTGGCTCATTGCACCTGGCTTATCATGATGATGAATTGCTGGCTATTCAGGAATATGTAGAAGTTAATCATCAATTCAGAGATTGCGCTTTATTAACCCCGGCCCAAACCTTTGCCAAATCACTGGCTGTTAATCCTAAAGGTTTAAAAGGCGCTTTATGGAGCGGTGAGGATATGATTGTAGAATCGCGTGTGGCTGTTGGACAAGTAGCCAAATACCTGGCCGAAAAATATGATGTGGAATTTCATTGGAATACTGCCATCAGCCGTATCGAACATCCCAAAGTAATATCGGGCAGTCAAAGCTGGCAGGCTGATGAAATATTTGTATGCAGCGGTGCAGAGTTTGAAACTTTATACCCCGAATTGTTTGCTCAAACCCCCATTACCAAATGTAAGCTACAGATGATGCGCCTGGTTAGTCAGCCCGATGAGTGGCGCATAGGTCCGTCTTTATGTGGCGGTTTATCCATGATCCATTACCCTGGTTTTCAGGCAGCGGCATCGTTACCGGCTTTACGCAAGCGTTACGAAGAACAATATGCTACACATTTAAAATGGGGTATTCATGTCATGGTTTCGCAAAATGGCAGTGGTGAATTAACCATTGGCGATTCGCATGAATATGGTCTGGTACATGACCCTTTTGATAAAGCATTTATTAATAATTTAATAATGGAGTACTTACATACTTTTGCCACCTTTAAGGACTGGAAGCTCCTGCAGTCATGGCATGGTATCTACCCCAAAATGACTAACGGGGCCACCGAATTGGTTGTTGATATTGAACCTGGTGTAACTATCATCAACGGAATGGGCGGCAACGGAATGACCCTATCATTTGGCTTGTGCGAAGAGGTGATTGCGGCGAGGAATTAA
- a CDS encoding phosphocholine-specific phospholipase C produces MFDTRRDFLKKAALLTGAAGMASILPESIQKAMAINPAAGSTYLDAEHIVILMQENRSFDHTYGTLKGVRGYNDPRAIDLPNKNKVWLQSNKAGETYAPFRLDIKGTKATWMSSLPHSWANQVNARNDGKYDQWLNVKQNGIKEYRHMPLTMGYYNREDLPFYYALADAFTVCDQNFCSALTGTNPNRLYFWSGTIRAEQHEDSLAHVWNEDMDYGTLNWATFPERLEDHGISWKHYQNEVAIDSGFEGEEDSWLSNFQDNPLEFFGQYNIKLHDNHIAYLQKRFTLLPDEISALEKQIAALPTGDAHIDHLQKQLKQKKRDLEDIKKDMANLDPGKFATLSQREKNLHQKGFVTNINDPHYRELVNLKYNDNGTERELLVPKSDVLHQFREDVKTGQLPTVSWISAPENFSDHPSAAWFGAWYVSEVMDILTQNPEVWKKTIFILAYDENDGYFDHVPPFVVPHSKKPGTGLTSKGIDTSVDFVTLAQEKARNNFPQMFDRECSIGLGYRVPLVIASPWSRGGWVNSEVFDHTSTLQFLEGFLSKKTGKKVAEPNISSWRRTICGDLTSVFRPYNGEKIANPEFVAKDAFLESIHQAKFKKLPTYKLLTTDEIAQINKDPHSSPYMAQQEKGIKPSCALPYQLYADGKLSADKKSFEIKFTADNKVFGNKATGAPFNVYAPGKYVSFNDPQQMESLRTWAYALTAGDSLTDNWPVHEFENDEYHLRVYGPNGFFREYKGNANDPHLDVTCDYEHTGNKLTGNVALKLANADGKAHTIEITDHAYKTNNLKKVLAGKGQSTLVLNLAKSHGWYDFSVKITGSQTFEKRYAGRVETGQHSYSDPLMGKVV; encoded by the coding sequence ATGTTTGATACCCGCAGAGACTTTTTAAAGAAAGCAGCATTACTTACCGGTGCGGCTGGCATGGCCAGTATTTTACCCGAATCAATTCAAAAAGCGATGGCCATTAACCCGGCTGCCGGCAGTACCTATCTGGATGCCGAACATATCGTGATCCTGATGCAGGAAAACCGCTCTTTTGATCATACCTATGGTACACTAAAAGGCGTGCGTGGGTATAACGATCCACGGGCTATTGACTTGCCAAATAAGAATAAAGTGTGGCTGCAATCCAACAAAGCTGGTGAAACTTATGCCCCTTTCCGTTTGGATATTAAAGGCACCAAGGCTACCTGGATGTCATCATTGCCACATTCCTGGGCCAACCAGGTAAATGCCCGTAATGATGGCAAGTATGATCAGTGGCTCAACGTAAAACAAAATGGCATAAAAGAATACAGGCACATGCCCCTTACTATGGGTTATTATAACCGGGAAGATTTGCCCTTTTATTATGCCCTTGCTGATGCCTTTACCGTATGCGATCAGAACTTCTGCTCGGCATTAACCGGCACCAATCCCAACCGGTTATATTTTTGGAGCGGAACCATACGCGCCGAACAGCATGAAGATTCGCTGGCTCACGTATGGAACGAAGACATGGATTATGGTACCCTTAACTGGGCCACTTTTCCTGAACGTTTAGAAGATCATGGCATCTCCTGGAAACATTACCAGAACGAGGTAGCTATTGATAGCGGTTTTGAAGGCGAGGAAGATTCATGGTTATCTAACTTTCAGGATAATCCGCTGGAGTTTTTTGGTCAGTACAATATCAAGCTGCATGATAATCATATTGCTTACCTGCAAAAAAGGTTCACCCTTTTGCCTGATGAAATAAGCGCGCTGGAAAAACAAATAGCAGCTTTGCCAACCGGCGACGCGCACATTGATCACCTGCAAAAACAGTTGAAACAGAAGAAACGAGATCTGGAAGATATCAAAAAAGATATGGCCAATCTTGATCCGGGTAAATTTGCCACGTTATCGCAACGCGAAAAAAACCTGCACCAGAAAGGCTTTGTCACCAACATCAATGATCCTCACTACCGCGAACTGGTAAATCTGAAATATAATGATAACGGTACCGAGCGCGAATTACTGGTACCTAAAAGCGATGTTTTACACCAGTTTAGGGAGGATGTAAAAACCGGGCAACTGCCAACTGTTTCCTGGATATCGGCTCCCGAAAACTTCTCAGACCACCCCAGCGCAGCCTGGTTTGGCGCATGGTACGTATCCGAAGTAATGGATATACTGACCCAGAACCCCGAGGTTTGGAAAAAAACCATTTTCATATTGGCATACGATGAAAATGACGGTTATTTTGACCACGTACCACCATTTGTAGTACCTCACTCTAAAAAACCAGGCACCGGCTTAACCTCAAAAGGTATTGATACTAGTGTTGATTTTGTAACCCTTGCACAGGAAAAAGCCCGCAATAATTTCCCCCAGATGTTTGACCGGGAATGCTCCATAGGTTTGGGATATCGTGTGCCTTTGGTTATCGCTTCGCCATGGTCAAGAGGTGGCTGGGTAAATTCCGAAGTATTTGACCACACCTCAACCCTGCAATTTCTGGAGGGCTTTTTAAGCAAAAAAACGGGCAAAAAAGTTGCCGAACCAAATATCAGCAGCTGGCGACGTACCATTTGCGGCGATTTAACCAGCGTTTTCAGACCGTATAATGGCGAAAAAATAGCCAACCCTGAATTTGTAGCAAAAGATGCATTTTTAGAGAGCATACACCAGGCAAAATTTAAAAAACTGCCTACCTACAAGCTGCTTACTACCGATGAAATAGCACAAATCAATAAAGACCCGCACTCATCACCATACATGGCGCAACAGGAAAAAGGCATCAAACCATCGTGTGCCCTTCCATACCAATTATACGCTGATGGCAAACTGAGTGCCGATAAAAAATCGTTCGAAATAAAATTCACTGCGGATAACAAGGTATTTGGTAATAAAGCTACCGGAGCGCCATTTAATGTTTACGCGCCAGGCAAATATGTTAGCTTTAACGATCCACAGCAAATGGAATCGTTACGCACCTGGGCATACGCGCTTACCGCGGGTGACAGTCTGACTGATAACTGGCCCGTACATGAATTTGAGAACGATGAATACCATCTGCGTGTTTATGGCCCTAACGGTTTCTTCCGGGAGTATAAAGGTAATGCCAACGATCCACATCTCGATGTAACCTGCGACTACGAACACACCGGCAATAAACTAACCGGCAACGTTGCTCTAAAACTGGCCAATGCCGATGGCAAAGCCCACACCATCGAAATAACAGATCATGCCTATAAAACCAACAACCTTAAAAAGGTATTAGCAGGTAAAGGACAAAGCACGCTAGTACTTAACCTGGCCAAAAGCCATGGCTGGTATGATTTCAGCGTAAAAATTACCGGCAGCCAAACCTTCGAGAAACGATACGCCGGCCGTGTGGAAACCGGACAGCACAGCTATAGCGACCCGTTGATGGGAAAAGTGGTCTAG
- a CDS encoding carboxypeptidase-like regulatory domain-containing protein, whose protein sequence is MNKFYQKLKNLITVLLFCITPSILFGQTKISGTVTDENHLPLPGVSVKIKDQNKGTVTDVDGHYFITAANGQTLIFTFIGYTPQSVVVSDKAIVNVSMNGNSKTLNEVVVTALGVKKETRRIGYALQAVNGADVTTARDPNPITGLTGKVAGLSVGPSAELLGNPTVLIRGNSVSLYVVDGFPINTDTYNISPDDIETYTVLKGPAAAALYGSRAQNGAILITTKKGEKNKKGLTVDINSSTVMNKGFLAFPRIQSSYGPGENTFYTFVDGKGGAPGGVDSDYDIWGPYFAGQLIPQYDSPVINGVRQGTPWVARGKNNLQNFLKTGYQTNNNISLGSVGDTYVTRFSVSQQHQTSYIPAQYLDIANANFYASFTPTSRWKFEANVDFNRQSTDNFPDVQYGPNSIIYNLAVWTGADWSVNSPDIKAIWQPGKEGVQSVFAEYTRYHNPYLLTEKWTRGHYKNDIYGYVSGNFKINENLNATLRSQIDTYNILRTEDLPFSAHPYGREGNMGDYREDRRNLFDNNTELMLNYNYTVQKFLNLSGVVGSNLRSFNYNSSWTSTDYLNVPEVYTFANSRNPVQSTAFSSQERVLSGYYSLDATFGKYATLSSTGRVDKSSAFQNVTTYYYPSVSVATVISDYIKLPEIVSFLKARASYSTVKSDASSPTIGPAPFNAISALGGSTTTNSPNSNPLFLNPLGYGSTYNSPYNGPSYQLNPFYLTSKPYNSQPAASASDFLYQPNIKTSTRVNYEEGFDIKFLQNRLGLSATAFQYIDGPQILANSISTATGYTTLYLNALKTKKTGYEASIEGTPIKNLGGFTWNVLVNVSTFKDVYEELPPGQNTYNQFFKQGDRTDKLYGTAFARTPQGQIINDAAGKPLVLPVAQYLGNENAKYQWSISNKVRYKNFNLGFQFDGSVGGVIIDYMHNKTMRGGSNIETATGALGDARYKDWQNFGKKGYNGSYIGEGVTVSNGTSINYDPVTGRITNYGALQYSPNKQTALVQDYVSKYYNVDESNLMSKTFSKLREVTLGYDFPKAWLDKSFIRKASVSVYGRNLLYFYGDKRFKDVDLDQYNYATSTTVLQSPTVRSYGVNLNVSF, encoded by the coding sequence ATGAACAAGTTTTACCAGAAACTAAAAAACCTTATCACGGTTTTATTATTTTGTATTACGCCATCTATTTTATTTGGACAAACCAAAATAAGTGGTACCGTTACCGACGAAAACCATTTGCCGCTTCCTGGAGTAAGTGTGAAGATTAAAGATCAAAACAAAGGTACTGTTACCGATGTGGATGGTCATTACTTTATCACAGCCGCCAACGGGCAAACACTTATTTTTACATTTATTGGCTATACCCCGCAATCTGTGGTTGTGAGCGACAAGGCTATTGTTAATGTAAGCATGAATGGTAACAGCAAAACCCTTAATGAGGTTGTTGTAACCGCTCTTGGTGTTAAAAAGGAAACCCGCCGTATTGGTTATGCCTTACAGGCAGTAAACGGCGCCGATGTAACTACTGCACGTGACCCTAATCCTATTACCGGTTTAACAGGTAAAGTAGCGGGTTTATCGGTAGGTCCATCGGCTGAGTTATTGGGTAACCCTACGGTATTAATAAGGGGTAATTCAGTAAGTTTATACGTTGTTGACGGTTTCCCGATCAATACCGATACCTACAATATCAGCCCTGACGATATTGAAACCTATACGGTATTGAAAGGCCCTGCTGCAGCTGCATTATATGGTAGCCGCGCACAAAACGGCGCTATATTGATTACCACTAAAAAAGGGGAAAAGAACAAAAAAGGCCTAACTGTTGATATCAACAGCAGTACAGTGATGAACAAAGGCTTTTTGGCATTCCCCCGTATCCAGAGCTCATATGGTCCGGGTGAAAACACCTTTTATACCTTTGTTGATGGTAAAGGTGGTGCACCGGGTGGTGTGGATAGCGATTATGATATTTGGGGCCCTTATTTTGCCGGTCAGTTAATACCTCAATATGACAGCCCTGTAATCAATGGCGTACGTCAGGGAACTCCATGGGTAGCCCGTGGTAAAAATAACTTGCAAAACTTTTTGAAAACCGGTTATCAAACCAACAACAATATTTCATTAGGTTCTGTGGGTGATACTTATGTTACCCGTTTTTCGGTTTCGCAACAGCATCAAACCAGCTACATCCCTGCACAATACCTGGATATAGCCAATGCTAACTTTTACGCTTCATTTACCCCAACCAGCCGTTGGAAATTTGAAGCTAACGTTGATTTCAACAGACAATCAACTGATAATTTCCCGGATGTTCAATATGGTCCGAACAGTATTATTTACAACTTAGCCGTTTGGACAGGTGCCGACTGGAGTGTTAATTCTCCGGATATTAAAGCTATCTGGCAGCCAGGTAAAGAAGGTGTTCAATCGGTATTTGCCGAGTACACCCGTTACCATAACCCTTATTTGTTAACTGAAAAATGGACAAGGGGACATTATAAAAATGATATTTATGGTTATGTATCTGGTAATTTCAAGATCAATGAAAACCTGAACGCTACATTACGTTCACAGATTGACACCTACAATATCTTACGTACAGAAGATCTGCCATTCTCGGCCCACCCTTATGGCCGTGAAGGCAACATGGGTGATTACCGTGAAGATCGCCGCAACCTGTTTGATAACAATACAGAGTTGATGTTAAATTATAACTACACCGTCCAAAAATTCCTGAATTTATCGGGTGTGGTTGGTTCAAACTTGCGTAGTTTTAATTATAACTCCAGCTGGACATCAACCGATTATTTGAACGTTCCAGAGGTTTATACCTTTGCCAACTCCAGAAACCCGGTGCAGTCAACTGCTTTTAGTTCACAAGAGCGCGTATTAAGCGGTTATTACTCTTTGGATGCTACTTTTGGTAAATATGCCACCTTATCAAGCACGGGTCGTGTTGATAAATCATCGGCATTTCAAAATGTAACTACCTATTATTATCCAAGCGTATCGGTAGCTACGGTAATCTCTGATTACATTAAACTGCCCGAGATTGTTTCCTTCTTAAAAGCAAGGGCATCATACTCAACAGTTAAATCTGATGCATCTAGCCCAACAATTGGTCCGGCTCCTTTTAATGCTATTTCGGCATTGGGCGGCTCAACTACTACTAACAGTCCTAACTCAAATCCGTTGTTCCTGAACCCGCTGGGTTACGGCAGTACTTATAACTCGCCTTATAATGGTCCAAGCTATCAGCTTAATCCGTTTTATTTAACCAGTAAGCCGTATAACAGCCAGCCGGCTGCTTCAGCTTCTGATTTCCTGTATCAGCCAAACATCAAAACTTCAACCCGTGTTAACTACGAAGAAGGTTTTGATATTAAATTCTTGCAAAACCGTTTAGGTCTTTCGGCCACAGCTTTCCAGTATATTGATGGTCCGCAGATATTAGCCAACAGTATTTCAACCGCTACCGGTTACACTACTTTATATCTGAATGCCTTAAAAACCAAAAAAACAGGTTATGAGGCTTCGATAGAAGGTACCCCAATCAAAAATTTAGGTGGCTTTACCTGGAATGTTTTGGTTAACGTATCCACCTTTAAAGATGTGTATGAAGAGCTGCCTCCGGGACAAAATACATACAACCAGTTCTTTAAACAAGGCGACCGTACCGATAAGTTATACGGTACAGCTTTTGCCAGAACCCCACAAGGCCAAATCATTAATGACGCTGCCGGTAAACCACTGGTGTTACCTGTTGCCCAATATCTGGGTAACGAAAACGCTAAATACCAATGGAGCATTTCCAATAAAGTTCGTTACAAAAACTTTAACCTGGGTTTCCAGTTTGACGGATCTGTTGGTGGTGTAATTATTGATTATATGCACAACAAAACCATGCGTGGTGGTTCAAATATTGAAACTGCTACCGGCGCCCTTGGCGATGCCCGTTATAAAGACTGGCAAAACTTTGGTAAAAAAGGTTACAATGGCAGCTACATAGGCGAAGGCGTAACTGTATCAAACGGAACATCTATCAACTATGATCCAGTAACCGGCAGAATTACAAATTATGGCGCGCTGCAATATTCGCCAAACAAACAAACCGCTTTGGTGCAGGATTATGTGAGTAAATACTACAATGTTGATGAGTCAAACCTCATGAGCAAAACATTCTCCAAACTGCGCGAGGTAACGCTGGGTTATGATTTCCCGAAAGCATGGCTGGATAAATCATTCATCAGGAAAGCATCAGTATCGGTATATGGCCGTAACTTATTGTACTTCTATGGTGACAAACGCTTTAAGGATGTGGATTTAGATCAATATAACTATGCTACTTCAACCACTGTTTTACAGTCGCCAACAGTACGTAGCTATGGTGTCAACTTAAATGTATCATTCTAA
- a CDS encoding DUF5690 family protein has translation MIKLMDSLRAKIAKWPYSLLSIMAAVASFGLYTSMYAFRKAFAAGTFTGQQYLHIDYKVWLVIAQVVGYTFSKFYGIRFIAEVNSKNRARYILTLIGIAWLALLAFAIVPAPFNIIFLFINGFPLGLIWGLVFGYLEGRRSTEFMAAVLSISLIFASGFVKTVGRTLLNVFHVNEYHMPFLTGAIFVLPLLLFVFCMELMPAPTAEDQKLRTKRSPMNATERKQFLMRFLPGIILTIIIYVLLTIMRDVRDNFEVEIWADLGVKSNSIYTNIDSIISVIVLVAMSLLILVKKNLRAFSIIHLFIIGGCLLVGVSTMLFTMKLISPISWMTMAGLGLYLGYVPYNAIFFERMIATFNYKSNVGFIMYVADSMGYLGSVSILLVRELGHPNISWGHFFQQGVMIVGLIGGICGVLSLIYFLQSARPSQNSKLKSQNESTDLLSNDHLITGNPIN, from the coding sequence ATGATAAAACTGATGGACTCGTTAAGGGCCAAAATAGCCAAATGGCCCTACTCCCTTTTATCCATAATGGCTGCTGTGGCATCATTTGGATTATATACATCTATGTATGCTTTTCGCAAGGCTTTTGCTGCCGGCACCTTTACAGGTCAGCAATACCTCCATATCGATTATAAAGTATGGCTGGTAATAGCCCAGGTGGTGGGCTATACCTTCAGCAAGTTTTATGGCATTCGTTTTATAGCCGAAGTAAACAGCAAAAACAGGGCACGATATATTTTAACTTTAATAGGCATTGCCTGGCTGGCATTGCTGGCTTTTGCTATAGTACCGGCTCCTTTCAATATCATTTTCCTGTTTATCAACGGCTTTCCGCTTGGGCTGATCTGGGGCTTGGTTTTCGGTTACCTGGAAGGTCGCCGCTCTACCGAGTTTATGGCGGCAGTGCTATCTATTAGTTTAATATTTGCCTCGGGTTTTGTAAAAACAGTTGGACGCACCCTGCTAAACGTTTTTCATGTGAACGAATACCACATGCCTTTTTTAACGGGCGCCATATTTGTATTACCGCTGCTCCTTTTTGTGTTTTGTATGGAGCTGATGCCCGCCCCTACGGCCGAGGATCAAAAGCTGCGTACCAAGCGCAGCCCCATGAACGCCACAGAGCGTAAACAATTCCTGATGCGGTTTTTACCGGGCATCATCCTTACCATTATTATTTATGTGCTGCTCACTATTATGCGCGATGTGCGCGATAATTTTGAGGTAGAGATCTGGGCCGATCTGGGTGTAAAAAGCAACAGCATTTATACCAATATTGACTCCATCATATCTGTCATCGTACTGGTAGCCATGAGTTTGCTCATTTTGGTTAAAAAGAATCTGAGGGCCTTTAGTATCATTCACCTGTTTATTATCGGTGGCTGCTTATTGGTTGGCGTATCTACCATGCTGTTTACCATGAAACTGATAAGCCCTATAAGTTGGATGACCATGGCCGGCCTTGGTCTTTACCTGGGTTATGTACCTTACAATGCCATATTTTTTGAGCGTATGATTGCCACTTTCAACTATAAAAGCAACGTAGGTTTTATCATGTACGTGGCCGACTCCATGGGTTACCTGGGTAGTGTAAGTATATTACTGGTAAGAGAACTGGGGCATCCAAACATTAGCTGGGGCCACTTTTTTCAGCAAGGTGTTATGATTGTTGGCCTTATTGGCGGCATCTGCGGTGTGCTATCGCTTATTTACTTTTTGCAAAGCGCCAGGCCAAGTCAAAATTCAAAATTAAAAAGTCAAAATGAGAGCACTGACTTATTGAGCAACGACCATCTCATAACTGGCAATCCGATCAACTAA
- a CDS encoding helix-turn-helix domain-containing protein, translating into MEEDILIQISNRIKERRREKNITVQELAVRANVSKGLISQIENSRTIPSLMVLIEIIKALEIDLNDFFKDIRSKSDHLPILIKRKSEYEHFEKEHAIGFHYQRIFTQSITQSTVDIVILELEPGATRPLVETDAFEYKYILQGEVEYQFNDERIPIHQGDSMLFDGRIPHTPKNLGNTTAIMLAVYFFEEKK; encoded by the coding sequence ATGGAAGAAGATATACTGATACAGATCAGTAACCGCATAAAAGAACGTCGCCGTGAAAAAAACATCACCGTACAGGAATTGGCCGTAAGGGCCAATGTAAGTAAAGGACTGATATCACAAATCGAGAATAGCAGAACCATACCGTCGCTCATGGTACTGATTGAAATTATTAAGGCCCTGGAAATTGACCTGAATGATTTTTTTAAAGATATCCGCTCCAAAAGCGACCATTTGCCTATACTGATAAAACGCAAAAGTGAATACGAACATTTTGAGAAGGAGCACGCCATCGGATTTCATTATCAACGCATTTTTACACAATCCATAACGCAATCAACCGTTGATATTGTAATACTGGAATTGGAACCCGGAGCCACGCGTCCACTGGTAGAAACTGATGCTTTTGAGTACAAATATATTTTACAGGGCGAGGTGGAATACCAGTTTAATGACGAGCGGATACCCATACACCAGGGCGACTCGATGTTGTTTGATGGACGCATACCTCATACACCAAAAAATCTCGGTAACACCACTGCTATCATGCTTGCGGTTTATTTTTTTGAAGAAAAAAAATAA